The following are encoded in a window of Phaseolus vulgaris cultivar G19833 chromosome 3, P. vulgaris v2.0, whole genome shotgun sequence genomic DNA:
- the LOC137805520 gene encoding uncharacterized protein gives MTDLPIRKVLQKSNVAGRMVRWAVELSEFDVQYEPKGPIKGQVCADFVVEFSSADAHQEEANFRWVLSVDGSSNQQGSGTGVILEEPNGLLIEQALWFAFKANNNQAQYGALIVGMLLAKEMGAQSLLAKSDSLLVTGQVMGEYQAKDPQMAAYLGYVQVLKGSFSLFELVHIPKEQNDELTC, from the coding sequence ATGACAGACCTGCCTATCCGCAAAGTCCTACAAAAGTCGAATGTGGCAGGGAGAATGGTACGTTGGGCAGTGGAACTATCAGAGTTCGATGTCCAGTACGAGCCCAAAGGCCCTATCAAAGGCCAAGTCTGCGCAGATTTTGTGGTAGAGTTCTCCTCGGCAGATGCACACCAAGAGGAAGCCAACTTCCGATGGGTGCTCTCTGTAGATGGGTCCTCTAACCAACAAGGCAGCGGAACAGGCGTCATCTTGGAGGAACCAAATGGGCtattgatcgagcaggccctatggttcgccttcaaggccaacaacaatcaagcGCAGTACGGAGCCTTGATTGTTGGCATGCTattagccaaggagatgggtgcgcagagtttgttggcgaagagtgactccCTACTTGTCACGGGTCAGGTGATGGGAGAATACCAGGCCaaagaccctcagatggccGCGTACCTAGGGTACGTCCAAGTTTTGAAGGGCTCGTTCTCGTTGTTCGAGCTGGTACACATTCCTAAAGAGCAGAATgacgagctgacttgctag